Proteins from a single region of Rhipicephalus sanguineus isolate Rsan-2018 chromosome 5, BIME_Rsan_1.4, whole genome shotgun sequence:
- the LOC119394406 gene encoding protein suppressor of hairy wing has protein sequence MPTKGDHSFNEYEDTSKSNAVKTEQAPTSLSREHCQKVSAPLSCPICNKAFGRKYHLMRHLQNAVCSTEHKLSLPCPTCGKLFSSKAKLDYHIATHDVEPENCKTSPHKRFECHQCGRLLWSQSQLKIHQRTHTGERPFACTECSKTFVSLGALNKHKLSHSKEKPFLCPHCPARFSLKGTLNRHIPTHTGIRAHKCPHCSKDFIQAVALQAHLVTHTGNNGFPCCVCGHVFSRKSRMKEHVLCVHKGQRNFKCDLCGKKFSRKDDLVTHQDHRHGLVGQPLGGLNPAWSSLTLMTMATDGLSPPRTFTDDALVNESVITRQSILDVSPNSGEAAANMESLKKREHEFASAIHTTRNAFHQANTNDSVLHSKKSFVKPSGADETCLVALLGEISQKGVKENHHAKEQCTDTCVMRNQNLATRYLSTSRNSATSTQKDFYLKSEPPLDESEENCDSLKNRIEEFLCFLIEKPILERLGWPNAQLSDLLEAVIRHCGCSPFESRSDSLADKLRENCKVLFTKVLEDDVAGKLLDDDQSVDAVLDKVLELARLN, from the exons ATGCCGACAAAG GGTGACCATTCGTTTAATGAGTACGAGGACACAAGTAAATCCAACGCTGTCAAGACTGAACAGGCACCCACTTCTCTGAGCCGTGAACACTGCCAGAAAGTCTCAGCACCACTATCATGTCCCATCTGTAACAAAGCTTTTGGTCGAAAGTACCATCTGATGAGGCACCTGCAAAATGCAGTTTGCTCTACAGAGCACAAGCTTTCTTTGCCCTGTCCAACGTGCGGCAAACTGTTTTCCTCAAAG GCGAAGCTTGACTACCACATCGCCACGCATGACGTGGAACCAGAAAATTGCAAAACATCTCCCCACAAGCGGTTCGAGTGCCATCAATGCGGCCGCCTCCTTTGGTCGCAGTCTCAGTTGAAGATTCACCAGCGAACCCACACCGGGGAGCGACCATTCGCCTGCACCGAGTGTTCCAAGACTTTCGTTTCCTTGGGTGCCTTGAACAAGCACAAGCTTTCTCACTCAAAGGAAAAACCTTTCCTCTGCCCCCACTGCCCCGCCCGGTTTTCCTTGAAGGGCACGCTCAACAGGCACATTCCCACGCACACTGGCATACGCGCTCACAAGTGTCCTCACTGCTCTAAAGATTTCATCCAGGCTGTGGCACTGCAAGCCCACCTTGTTACTCATACGGGCAATAATGGCTTCCCCTGCTGCGTGTGCGGACACGTGTTCTCGCGCAAGTCCCGCATGAAGGAGCACGTACTGTGCGTTCACAAAGGCCAGCGTAATTTTAAATGCGACTTATGTGGCAAAAAGTTTTCACGCAAGGATGATCTCGTTACCCACCAAGACCACAGGCACGGCCTTGTCGGCCAGCCTCTGGGTGGTCTCAACCCGGCATGGAGCAGCTTAACGCTCATGACAATGGCCACGGACGGTTTGTCGCCTCCCAGAACTTTTACTGATGATGCACTCGTAAATGAATCTGTGATAACTCGTCAATCCATATTAGATGTGTCCCCCAACTCTGGCGAAGCGGCTGCTAACATGGAGTCTTTGAAAAAGCGTGAGCATGAATTTGCAAGTGCAATACATACTACACGCAATGCATTCCATCAAGCTAACACTAATGACAGCGTTCTACATAGTAAAAAATCGTTTGTCAAGCCCTCAGGTGCGGATGAAACTTGTCTAGTTGCACTTCTAGGTGAAATCTCACAGAAGGGTGTAAAGGAAAATCACCACGCTAAAGAACAATGCACTGACACCTGTGTCATGCGCAACCAAAACTTGGCAACAAGATATTTGTCTACATCTCGCAATTCTGCAACCTCTACGCAAAAGGACTTTTACCTTAAAAGTGAGCCACCATTGGATGAGTCGGAGGAGAACTGCGATAGTCTGAAAAATCGTATAGAGGAGTTTCTCTGCTTCCTCATTGAAAAACCGATACTCGAGAGATTGGGCTGGCCTAATGCGCAATTAAGTGACTTGTTGGAGGCTGTGATTCGTCACTGTGGCTGCAGCCCGTTCGAGTCTCGCTCTGACTCCCTCGCTGATAAGCTCAGAGAAAACTGTAAAGTACTTTTTACTAAGGTGCTAGAAGATGATGTTGCTGGGAAGCTCCTTGATGATGATCAGAGTGTAGATGCTGTGCTTGATAAGGTTCTGGAGCTAGCTAGGCTGAACTAG